One Oncorhynchus keta strain PuntledgeMale-10-30-2019 chromosome 22, Oket_V2, whole genome shotgun sequence DNA window includes the following coding sequences:
- the LOC118401463 gene encoding interleukin-6 receptor subunit beta-like isoform X8 — protein sequence MEAKEHWFLPGFLVLAMVIAQGTTSKYLSSPQCYKKTEKATTYTCEWTKSGSMQNATYELFYKRSNSTENKKSLGKNQQSYIFVNDDKVLEKVPVDLWVVAYMGNWSCQSFSISVRLNESVKYEAPQNMSMSRSSSNLTLSWVNKEEVKNHMPEDVVLEVKFRRLEKTSGIWNTTETEVKQAMVTLENLQNQYMYQLQVRQKSKHVKRPLWSDWTPILDVPTEIQNPTEVKWTVEDFNNGTRLLNLTWGTPPYPVSVGQVNYNLSLHIWPCQLKRKNHTNITTTEFSVYVTYSAVSGYIFAFNKVGKSSQTHILVPAKHLTYPRKSWPDDKLIPHNYTPRLKNSCLEWYKLTDGETQPAKVNISKIMNGTVEETLKSIRQKMDDYVRYFYLVHKQTDGKPQTTEMHLMYKKEGASKAPENFTVNVVTNSAVLHWKPIPVQDQQGFLTHYEVCYTRSQNNGAHVEIKKCHNISASKTEYLIQNLTPESEYNIYLAGATAAGSGRNISIHILTKPQHKSITGWKIAGKMVLIAILITICLFIIKRHKSKIFPPIPRPMVAESKNYRASTQDMYEIKEEVHELQLHDKSSQDPNPEEATLLEVCEDENEKSLGDSSTPDGVSDPLTSDFKGQVLSLETADPNQGEIDCEVTMLMYRNGLVFDMKADSTEDVGTPL from the exons GGACAACTAGTAAATATCTTTCTAGTCCTCAATGCTACAAGAAAACTGAAAAAGCTACCACCTATACATGTGAATGGACGAAGTCTGGGTCTATGCAAAATGCCACCTATGAGCTTTTTTACAA GCGCTCCAATTCTACGGAAAATAAAAAATCATTGGGCAAAAATCAGCAGAGCTATATCTTTGTGAATGACGATAAAGTGCTCGAAAAAGTGCCCGTGGATCTATGGGTGGTTGCTTATATGGGCAACTGGAGCTGCCAGTCATTCAGTATCTCTGTTCGACTGAATGAAAGTg TTAAGTATGAAGCGCCCCAAAATATGTCTATGTCAAGATCCTCAAGTAATCTTACCCTCAGCTGGGTTAACAAGGAAG AAGTGAAAAATCACATGCCAGAAGATGTTGTATTAGAGGTCAAGTTCAGAAGATTAGAGAAAACCTCCGGGATATGG AACACAACTGAAACAGAAGTCAAACAAG CCATGGTCACTCTGGAGAATCTCCAGAACCAATACATGTACCAACTGCAGGTCAGACAAAAGTCCAAGCATGTCAAACGTCCCCTGTGGAGCGACTGGACTCCAATCTTGGACGTTCCCACTG AAATCCAAAATCCCACAGAGGTTAAGTGGACAGTGGAGGATTTTAACAATGGTACCCGACTCCTCAATCTGACTTGGGGT ACACCACCTTATCCAGTCTCTGTGGGACAGGTGAAttacaacctctctctccatatttggCCTTGCCAACTAAAGCGAAAGAACCACACCAATATCACTACCACTGAGTTTAGTGTTTATGTGACTTACTCTGCTGTCAGTGGTTACATTTTTGCCTTTAATAAGGTGGGAAAGTCATCGCAGACACATATCCTTGTCCCAGCAAAACATCTTACATATCCCAGGAAGT CTTGGCCTGATGACAAACTCATCCCACACAATTATACCCCTCGCCTTAAAAATTCCTGTCTGGAATGGTACAAGCTAACAGACGGAGAAACACAACCAGCCAAAGTGAATATATCAAAAATTATGAATGGAACAGTGGAGGAAACACTCAAATCTATCAGACAAA AGATGGACGACTATGTACGTTACTTTTACCTCGTTCACAAACAAACTGATGGAAAGCCACAAACAACAGAAATGCATCTCATGTACAAAAAAGAGGGTG CTAGTAAGGCACCTGAGAATTTCACTGTTAATGTAGTAACCAACTCTGCAGTGCTGCATTGGAAACCTATACCTGTGCAAGACCAGCAAGGCTTCCTTACACACTACGAAGTCTGCTACACAAGAAGCCAAAATAATGGGGCCCACGTTGAAATAAAAA AGTGTCACAACATTTCAGCATCAAAAACAGAGTACCTTATTCAAAACCTGACACCTGAGTCCGAATACAATATCTATCTTGCTGGAGCAACAGCTGCAGGCTCAGGACGAAATATATCTATCCATATCTTGACAAAGCCTCAACACAAGTCCATTACTG GCTGGAAGATAGCTGGCAAAATGGTTTTAATTGCAATATTAATAACAATATGCTTATTTATCATCAAGAG ACATAAAAGCAAGATCTTCCCACCAATACCACGTCCTATGGTCGCAGAGTCTAAGAACTATCGAGCGAGTACTCAG GACATGTATGAGATTAAGGAAGAGGTGCATGAGCTGCAGCTACATGACAAGAGCAGCCAAGATCCCAACCCTGAGGAAGCCACTCTCCTGGAGGTGTGTGAAGACGAGAACGAGAAGAGCCTTGGAGACTCCAGCACACCAGATGGAGTCAGTGACCCACTGACCTCTGATTTTAAGGGCCAGGTGTTAAGTTTAGAAACCGCCGATCCAAACCAAGGAGAGATTGACTGTGAAGTCACCATGCTGATGTATAGGAACGGTCTGGTCTTTGATATGAAGGCAGACTCCACCGAGGATGTCGGGACGCCACTGTAG
- the LOC118401463 gene encoding interleukin-6 receptor subunit beta-like isoform X1, translating to MEAKEHWFLPGFLVLAMVIAQGTTSKYLSSPQCYKKTEKATTYTCEWTKSGSMQNATYELFYKRSNSTENKKSLGKNQQSYIFVNDDKVLEKVPVDLWVVAYMGNWSCQSFSISVRLNESVKYEAPQNMSMSRSSSNLTLSWVNKEEVKNHMPEDVVLEVKFRRLEKTSGIWNTTETEVKQAMVTLENLQNQYMYQLQVRQKSKHVKRPLWSDWTPILDVPTEIQNPTEVKWTVEDFNNGTRLLNLTWGTPPYPVSVGQVNYNLSLHIWPCQLKRKNHTNITTTEFSVYVTYSAVSGYIFAFNKVGKSSQTHILVPAKHLTYPRKSWPDDKLIPHNYTPRLKNSCLEWYKLTDGETQPAKVNISKIMNGTVEETLKSIRQKMDDYVRYFYLVHKQTDGKPQTTEMHLMYKKEGAASKAPENFTVNVVTNSAVLHWKPIPVQDQQGFLTHYEVCYTRSQNNGAHVEIKKCHNISASKTEYLIQNLTPESEYNIYLAGATAAGSGRNISIHILTKPQHKSITGWKIAGKMVLIAILITICLFIIKRHKSKIFPPIPRPMVAESKNYRASTQDMYEIKEEVHELQLHDKSSQDPNPEEATLLEVCEDENEKSLGDSSTPDGVSDPLTSDFKGQVLSLETADPNQGEIDCEVTMLMYRNGLVFDMKADSTEDVGTPL from the exons GGACAACTAGTAAATATCTTTCTAGTCCTCAATGCTACAAGAAAACTGAAAAAGCTACCACCTATACATGTGAATGGACGAAGTCTGGGTCTATGCAAAATGCCACCTATGAGCTTTTTTACAA GCGCTCCAATTCTACGGAAAATAAAAAATCATTGGGCAAAAATCAGCAGAGCTATATCTTTGTGAATGACGATAAAGTGCTCGAAAAAGTGCCCGTGGATCTATGGGTGGTTGCTTATATGGGCAACTGGAGCTGCCAGTCATTCAGTATCTCTGTTCGACTGAATGAAAGTg TTAAGTATGAAGCGCCCCAAAATATGTCTATGTCAAGATCCTCAAGTAATCTTACCCTCAGCTGGGTTAACAAGGAAG AAGTGAAAAATCACATGCCAGAAGATGTTGTATTAGAGGTCAAGTTCAGAAGATTAGAGAAAACCTCCGGGATATGG AACACAACTGAAACAGAAGTCAAACAAG CCATGGTCACTCTGGAGAATCTCCAGAACCAATACATGTACCAACTGCAGGTCAGACAAAAGTCCAAGCATGTCAAACGTCCCCTGTGGAGCGACTGGACTCCAATCTTGGACGTTCCCACTG AAATCCAAAATCCCACAGAGGTTAAGTGGACAGTGGAGGATTTTAACAATGGTACCCGACTCCTCAATCTGACTTGGGGT ACACCACCTTATCCAGTCTCTGTGGGACAGGTGAAttacaacctctctctccatatttggCCTTGCCAACTAAAGCGAAAGAACCACACCAATATCACTACCACTGAGTTTAGTGTTTATGTGACTTACTCTGCTGTCAGTGGTTACATTTTTGCCTTTAATAAGGTGGGAAAGTCATCGCAGACACATATCCTTGTCCCAGCAAAACATCTTACATATCCCAGGAAGT CTTGGCCTGATGACAAACTCATCCCACACAATTATACCCCTCGCCTTAAAAATTCCTGTCTGGAATGGTACAAGCTAACAGACGGAGAAACACAACCAGCCAAAGTGAATATATCAAAAATTATGAATGGAACAGTGGAGGAAACACTCAAATCTATCAGACAAA AGATGGACGACTATGTACGTTACTTTTACCTCGTTCACAAACAAACTGATGGAAAGCCACAAACAACAGAAATGCATCTCATGTACAAAAAAGAGGGTG CAGCTAGTAAGGCACCTGAGAATTTCACTGTTAATGTAGTAACCAACTCTGCAGTGCTGCATTGGAAACCTATACCTGTGCAAGACCAGCAAGGCTTCCTTACACACTACGAAGTCTGCTACACAAGAAGCCAAAATAATGGGGCCCACGTTGAAATAAAAA AGTGTCACAACATTTCAGCATCAAAAACAGAGTACCTTATTCAAAACCTGACACCTGAGTCCGAATACAATATCTATCTTGCTGGAGCAACAGCTGCAGGCTCAGGACGAAATATATCTATCCATATCTTGACAAAGCCTCAACACAAGTCCATTACTG GCTGGAAGATAGCTGGCAAAATGGTTTTAATTGCAATATTAATAACAATATGCTTATTTATCATCAAGAG ACATAAAAGCAAGATCTTCCCACCAATACCACGTCCTATGGTCGCAGAGTCTAAGAACTATCGAGCGAGTACTCAG GACATGTATGAGATTAAGGAAGAGGTGCATGAGCTGCAGCTACATGACAAGAGCAGCCAAGATCCCAACCCTGAGGAAGCCACTCTCCTGGAGGTGTGTGAAGACGAGAACGAGAAGAGCCTTGGAGACTCCAGCACACCAGATGGAGTCAGTGACCCACTGACCTCTGATTTTAAGGGCCAGGTGTTAAGTTTAGAAACCGCCGATCCAAACCAAGGAGAGATTGACTGTGAAGTCACCATGCTGATGTATAGGAACGGTCTGGTCTTTGATATGAAGGCAGACTCCACCGAGGATGTCGGGACGCCACTGTAG
- the LOC118401463 gene encoding interleukin-6 receptor subunit beta-like isoform X14, with protein sequence MGNWSCQSFSISVRLNESVKYEAPQNMSMSRSSSNLTLSWVNKEEVKNHMPEDVVLEVKFRRLEKTSGIWNTTETEVKQAMVTLENLQNQYMYQLQVRQKSKHVKRPLWSDWTPILDVPTEIQNPTEVKWTVEDFNNGTRLLNLTWGTPPYPVSVGQVNYNLSLHIWPCQLKRKNHTNITTTEFSVYVTYSAVSGYIFAFNKVGKSSQTHILVPAKHLTYPRKSWPDDKLIPHNYTPRLKNSCLEWYKLTDGETQPAKVNISKIMNGTVEETLKSIRQKMDDYVRYFYLVHKQTDGKPQTTEMHLMYKKEGAASKAPENFTVNVVTNSAVLHWKPIPVQDQQGFLTHYEVCYTRSQNNGAHVEIKKCHNISASKTEYLIQNLTPESEYNIYLAGATAAGSGRNISIHILTKPQHKSITGWKIAGKMVLIAILITICLFIIKRHKSKIFPPIPRPMVAESKNYRASTQDMYEIKEEVHELQLHDKSSQDPNPEEATLLEVCEDENEKSLGDSSTPDGVSDPLTSDFKGQVLSLETADPNQGEIDCEVTMLMYRNGLVFDMKADSTEDVGTPL encoded by the exons ATGGGCAACTGGAGCTGCCAGTCATTCAGTATCTCTGTTCGACTGAATGAAAGTg TTAAGTATGAAGCGCCCCAAAATATGTCTATGTCAAGATCCTCAAGTAATCTTACCCTCAGCTGGGTTAACAAGGAAG AAGTGAAAAATCACATGCCAGAAGATGTTGTATTAGAGGTCAAGTTCAGAAGATTAGAGAAAACCTCCGGGATATGG AACACAACTGAAACAGAAGTCAAACAAG CCATGGTCACTCTGGAGAATCTCCAGAACCAATACATGTACCAACTGCAGGTCAGACAAAAGTCCAAGCATGTCAAACGTCCCCTGTGGAGCGACTGGACTCCAATCTTGGACGTTCCCACTG AAATCCAAAATCCCACAGAGGTTAAGTGGACAGTGGAGGATTTTAACAATGGTACCCGACTCCTCAATCTGACTTGGGGT ACACCACCTTATCCAGTCTCTGTGGGACAGGTGAAttacaacctctctctccatatttggCCTTGCCAACTAAAGCGAAAGAACCACACCAATATCACTACCACTGAGTTTAGTGTTTATGTGACTTACTCTGCTGTCAGTGGTTACATTTTTGCCTTTAATAAGGTGGGAAAGTCATCGCAGACACATATCCTTGTCCCAGCAAAACATCTTACATATCCCAGGAAGT CTTGGCCTGATGACAAACTCATCCCACACAATTATACCCCTCGCCTTAAAAATTCCTGTCTGGAATGGTACAAGCTAACAGACGGAGAAACACAACCAGCCAAAGTGAATATATCAAAAATTATGAATGGAACAGTGGAGGAAACACTCAAATCTATCAGACAAA AGATGGACGACTATGTACGTTACTTTTACCTCGTTCACAAACAAACTGATGGAAAGCCACAAACAACAGAAATGCATCTCATGTACAAAAAAGAGGGTG CAGCTAGTAAGGCACCTGAGAATTTCACTGTTAATGTAGTAACCAACTCTGCAGTGCTGCATTGGAAACCTATACCTGTGCAAGACCAGCAAGGCTTCCTTACACACTACGAAGTCTGCTACACAAGAAGCCAAAATAATGGGGCCCACGTTGAAATAAAAA AGTGTCACAACATTTCAGCATCAAAAACAGAGTACCTTATTCAAAACCTGACACCTGAGTCCGAATACAATATCTATCTTGCTGGAGCAACAGCTGCAGGCTCAGGACGAAATATATCTATCCATATCTTGACAAAGCCTCAACACAAGTCCATTACTG GCTGGAAGATAGCTGGCAAAATGGTTTTAATTGCAATATTAATAACAATATGCTTATTTATCATCAAGAG ACATAAAAGCAAGATCTTCCCACCAATACCACGTCCTATGGTCGCAGAGTCTAAGAACTATCGAGCGAGTACTCAG GACATGTATGAGATTAAGGAAGAGGTGCATGAGCTGCAGCTACATGACAAGAGCAGCCAAGATCCCAACCCTGAGGAAGCCACTCTCCTGGAGGTGTGTGAAGACGAGAACGAGAAGAGCCTTGGAGACTCCAGCACACCAGATGGAGTCAGTGACCCACTGACCTCTGATTTTAAGGGCCAGGTGTTAAGTTTAGAAACCGCCGATCCAAACCAAGGAGAGATTGACTGTGAAGTCACCATGCTGATGTATAGGAACGGTCTGGTCTTTGATATGAAGGCAGACTCCACCGAGGATGTCGGGACGCCACTGTAG
- the LOC118401463 gene encoding interleukin-6 receptor subunit beta-like isoform X7, translating into MEAKEHWFLPGFLVLAMVIAQGTTSKYLSSPQCYKKTEKATTYTCEWTKSGSMQNATYELFYKRSNSTENKKSLGKNQQSYIFVNDDKVLEKVPVDLWVVAYMGNWSCQSFSISVRLNESVKYEAPQNMSMSRSSSNLTLSWVNKEVKNHMPEDVVLEVKFRRLEKTSGIWNTTETEVKQAMVTLENLQNQYMYQLQVRQKSKHVKRPLWSDWTPILDVPTEIQNPTEVKWTVEDFNNGTRLLNLTWGTPPYPVSVGQVNYNLSLHIWPCQLKRKNHTNITTTEFSVYVTYSAVSGYIFAFNKVGKSSQTHILVPAKHLTYPRKSWPDDKLIPHNYTPRLKNSCLEWYKLTDGETQPAKVNISKIMNGTVEETLKSIRQKMDDYVRYFYLVHKQTDGKPQTTEMHLMYKKEGAASKAPENFTVNVVTNSAVLHWKPIPVQDQQGFLTHYEVCYTRSQNNGAHVEIKKCHNISASKTEYLIQNLTPESEYNIYLAGATAAGSGRNISIHILTKPQHKSITGWKIAGKMVLIAILITICLFIIKRHKSKIFPPIPRPMVAESKNYRASTQDMYEIKEEVHELQLHDKSSQDPNPEEATLLEVCEDENEKSLGDSSTPDGVSDPLTSDFKGQVLSLETADPNQGEIDCEVTMLMYRNGLVFDMKADSTEDVGTPL; encoded by the exons GGACAACTAGTAAATATCTTTCTAGTCCTCAATGCTACAAGAAAACTGAAAAAGCTACCACCTATACATGTGAATGGACGAAGTCTGGGTCTATGCAAAATGCCACCTATGAGCTTTTTTACAA GCGCTCCAATTCTACGGAAAATAAAAAATCATTGGGCAAAAATCAGCAGAGCTATATCTTTGTGAATGACGATAAAGTGCTCGAAAAAGTGCCCGTGGATCTATGGGTGGTTGCTTATATGGGCAACTGGAGCTGCCAGTCATTCAGTATCTCTGTTCGACTGAATGAAAGTg TTAAGTATGAAGCGCCCCAAAATATGTCTATGTCAAGATCCTCAAGTAATCTTACCCTCAGCTGGGTTAACAAGGAAG TGAAAAATCACATGCCAGAAGATGTTGTATTAGAGGTCAAGTTCAGAAGATTAGAGAAAACCTCCGGGATATGG AACACAACTGAAACAGAAGTCAAACAAG CCATGGTCACTCTGGAGAATCTCCAGAACCAATACATGTACCAACTGCAGGTCAGACAAAAGTCCAAGCATGTCAAACGTCCCCTGTGGAGCGACTGGACTCCAATCTTGGACGTTCCCACTG AAATCCAAAATCCCACAGAGGTTAAGTGGACAGTGGAGGATTTTAACAATGGTACCCGACTCCTCAATCTGACTTGGGGT ACACCACCTTATCCAGTCTCTGTGGGACAGGTGAAttacaacctctctctccatatttggCCTTGCCAACTAAAGCGAAAGAACCACACCAATATCACTACCACTGAGTTTAGTGTTTATGTGACTTACTCTGCTGTCAGTGGTTACATTTTTGCCTTTAATAAGGTGGGAAAGTCATCGCAGACACATATCCTTGTCCCAGCAAAACATCTTACATATCCCAGGAAGT CTTGGCCTGATGACAAACTCATCCCACACAATTATACCCCTCGCCTTAAAAATTCCTGTCTGGAATGGTACAAGCTAACAGACGGAGAAACACAACCAGCCAAAGTGAATATATCAAAAATTATGAATGGAACAGTGGAGGAAACACTCAAATCTATCAGACAAA AGATGGACGACTATGTACGTTACTTTTACCTCGTTCACAAACAAACTGATGGAAAGCCACAAACAACAGAAATGCATCTCATGTACAAAAAAGAGGGTG CAGCTAGTAAGGCACCTGAGAATTTCACTGTTAATGTAGTAACCAACTCTGCAGTGCTGCATTGGAAACCTATACCTGTGCAAGACCAGCAAGGCTTCCTTACACACTACGAAGTCTGCTACACAAGAAGCCAAAATAATGGGGCCCACGTTGAAATAAAAA AGTGTCACAACATTTCAGCATCAAAAACAGAGTACCTTATTCAAAACCTGACACCTGAGTCCGAATACAATATCTATCTTGCTGGAGCAACAGCTGCAGGCTCAGGACGAAATATATCTATCCATATCTTGACAAAGCCTCAACACAAGTCCATTACTG GCTGGAAGATAGCTGGCAAAATGGTTTTAATTGCAATATTAATAACAATATGCTTATTTATCATCAAGAG ACATAAAAGCAAGATCTTCCCACCAATACCACGTCCTATGGTCGCAGAGTCTAAGAACTATCGAGCGAGTACTCAG GACATGTATGAGATTAAGGAAGAGGTGCATGAGCTGCAGCTACATGACAAGAGCAGCCAAGATCCCAACCCTGAGGAAGCCACTCTCCTGGAGGTGTGTGAAGACGAGAACGAGAAGAGCCTTGGAGACTCCAGCACACCAGATGGAGTCAGTGACCCACTGACCTCTGATTTTAAGGGCCAGGTGTTAAGTTTAGAAACCGCCGATCCAAACCAAGGAGAGATTGACTGTGAAGTCACCATGCTGATGTATAGGAACGGTCTGGTCTTTGATATGAAGGCAGACTCCACCGAGGATGTCGGGACGCCACTGTAG
- the LOC118401463 gene encoding interleukin-6 receptor subunit beta-like isoform X10 — protein sequence MEAKEHWFLPGFLVLAMVIAQGTTSKYLSSPQCYKKTEKATTYTCEWTKSGSMQNATYELFYKRSNSTENKKSLGKNQQSYIFVNDDKVLEKVPVDLWVVAYMGNWSCQSFSISVRLNESVKYEAPQNMSMSRSSSNLTLSWVNKEEVKNHMPEDVVLEVKFRRLEKTSGIWNTTETEVKQAMVTLENLQNQYMYQLQVRQKSKHVKRPLWSDWTPILDVPTEIQNPTEVKWTVEDFNNGTRLLNLTWGTPPYPVSVGQVNYNLSLHIWPCQLKRKNHTNITTTEFSVYVTYSAVSGYIFAFNKVGKSSQTHILVPAKHLTYPRKSWPDDKLIPHNYTPRLKNSCLEWYKLTDGETQPAKVNISKIMNGTVEETLKSIRQKMDDYVRYFYLVHKQTDGKPQTTEMHLMYKKEGAASKAPENFTVNVVTNSAVLHWKPIPVQDQQGFLTHYEVCYTRSQNNGAHVEIKKCHNISASKTEYLIQNLTPESEYNIYLAGATAAGSGRNISIHILTKPQHKSITDIKARSSHQYHVLWSQSLRTIERVLRTCMRLRKRCMSCSYMTRAAKIPTLRKPLSWRCVKTRTRRALETPAHQMESVTH from the exons GGACAACTAGTAAATATCTTTCTAGTCCTCAATGCTACAAGAAAACTGAAAAAGCTACCACCTATACATGTGAATGGACGAAGTCTGGGTCTATGCAAAATGCCACCTATGAGCTTTTTTACAA GCGCTCCAATTCTACGGAAAATAAAAAATCATTGGGCAAAAATCAGCAGAGCTATATCTTTGTGAATGACGATAAAGTGCTCGAAAAAGTGCCCGTGGATCTATGGGTGGTTGCTTATATGGGCAACTGGAGCTGCCAGTCATTCAGTATCTCTGTTCGACTGAATGAAAGTg TTAAGTATGAAGCGCCCCAAAATATGTCTATGTCAAGATCCTCAAGTAATCTTACCCTCAGCTGGGTTAACAAGGAAG AAGTGAAAAATCACATGCCAGAAGATGTTGTATTAGAGGTCAAGTTCAGAAGATTAGAGAAAACCTCCGGGATATGG AACACAACTGAAACAGAAGTCAAACAAG CCATGGTCACTCTGGAGAATCTCCAGAACCAATACATGTACCAACTGCAGGTCAGACAAAAGTCCAAGCATGTCAAACGTCCCCTGTGGAGCGACTGGACTCCAATCTTGGACGTTCCCACTG AAATCCAAAATCCCACAGAGGTTAAGTGGACAGTGGAGGATTTTAACAATGGTACCCGACTCCTCAATCTGACTTGGGGT ACACCACCTTATCCAGTCTCTGTGGGACAGGTGAAttacaacctctctctccatatttggCCTTGCCAACTAAAGCGAAAGAACCACACCAATATCACTACCACTGAGTTTAGTGTTTATGTGACTTACTCTGCTGTCAGTGGTTACATTTTTGCCTTTAATAAGGTGGGAAAGTCATCGCAGACACATATCCTTGTCCCAGCAAAACATCTTACATATCCCAGGAAGT CTTGGCCTGATGACAAACTCATCCCACACAATTATACCCCTCGCCTTAAAAATTCCTGTCTGGAATGGTACAAGCTAACAGACGGAGAAACACAACCAGCCAAAGTGAATATATCAAAAATTATGAATGGAACAGTGGAGGAAACACTCAAATCTATCAGACAAA AGATGGACGACTATGTACGTTACTTTTACCTCGTTCACAAACAAACTGATGGAAAGCCACAAACAACAGAAATGCATCTCATGTACAAAAAAGAGGGTG CAGCTAGTAAGGCACCTGAGAATTTCACTGTTAATGTAGTAACCAACTCTGCAGTGCTGCATTGGAAACCTATACCTGTGCAAGACCAGCAAGGCTTCCTTACACACTACGAAGTCTGCTACACAAGAAGCCAAAATAATGGGGCCCACGTTGAAATAAAAA AGTGTCACAACATTTCAGCATCAAAAACAGAGTACCTTATTCAAAACCTGACACCTGAGTCCGAATACAATATCTATCTTGCTGGAGCAACAGCTGCAGGCTCAGGACGAAATATATCTATCCATATCTTGACAAAGCCTCAACACAAGTCCATTACTG ACATAAAAGCAAGATCTTCCCACCAATACCACGTCCTATGGTCGCAGAGTCTAAGAACTATCGAGCGAGTACTCAG GACATGTATGAGATTAAGGAAGAGGTGCATGAGCTGCAGCTACATGACAAGAGCAGCCAAGATCCCAACCCTGAGGAAGCCACTCTCCTGGAGGTGTGTGAAGACGAGAACGAGAAGAGCCTTGGAGACTCCAGCACACCAGATGGAGTCAGTGACCCACTGA